The sequence below is a genomic window from Glycine max cultivar Williams 82 chromosome 20, Glycine_max_v4.0, whole genome shotgun sequence.
attctattatgTGAAATAGATTTagataacataaatttattaacattatttgaGATAGTACTTGAAcattaaaaagttttatataataCTTGAGTTTGGTACAAGAATAATACAAGCATAAGCACAATTTTTCTATTGCACTATATCATATTTTGATATCATTAAGAATTTGACTTGGATAATAAATAACACATTCTAAGTCGTTATCATCCTTTTGCACCAACATGCTTACAATAGACAAATATGATGCTAAAATGTACAATCTCAAGTCTTTTCCTTCCCAGGAGGCATTGGAATTGGTGGATTGACAAGATATTTCTTAATGTCATCAAAGGCTTCTTGGTGTTCCTTTTCCCATCgaaattcaacttcattctttaatCTGAATAATGTTTCAAACACATTAGTTTTTCCTAATAGATTAGAAATGAATCTTTTGAGAAAATTCACCTTACCTAATAATGattgaagttattttttattctttggagGGGAAGTCTCCAAAATGGCTTTTGCCTTATTTTTATCTACTTCAACTCCCTTTTGATGGATAATGAAACCCAAGAATTCACCTTGTAGTTCAAATAAACTTAGTCTTCATTAGCCTTTCAATCTCTGCTTTGATACCCTCTAAGACATTAGGAGCAAATCTTATTGGTGCTTGCTTCATTGGTTTTTTACCTTCACAAATAGGCAATATGTGTTCCATCAATTCTCTATTGAGTCCAGACATATCTTCATATTCCCATGTGAAATAGTACTTGAAatcatgtaataaaaaattattttttctcgaAGCCTAACATCTAACAACTTACTTAAATAAGTGgatttttgattttctttagtcCCTAGGTTAATCTCTTCTAAAGGATCCTAAGATTCCATCTTTTTTAATCATGAGGACATTGGTTTCTCAAAGCCTAAAGGTGAATTATCGTAAATACAATCCAAGTCAAATCTTCACCTTTTCGCTAAGAAACATTTTTCGATTTCTCTTTTACTCTGATGGCATCAATATCcatcattttgttttcttctttgatgGCATTGGTAtccatcattttcttttattctttgatGGCATCAACATTCATCATGTTATTTTCTATGGTCGCAAtagccattttttttatttcaacggTCGTGATAGCTGCTTTTTGATTGAGTCTTTGtagtttagtatttttctattcttattAGCTCAATTGAAACTTATTTGACCCTTATTTTCTCACTTTAACTTAGTTTTGGTCTTAGGCAAATGATTGAGCATAATTGATAATTGTgacttatttttggatttttgtgCATATTTGACCTATCTGCATTGTACAGGGCCTATAGGACACTACATAACTTCAAATGGAGCATATGAGTAGTCCCTGGAAAGctaagaaaaatatatcaaatttttcCACAAATATGCTTGGGCCAATTCTACCATTTCGTGGGTCAAATTAGGCTTGGAAGTCAAAACCTCTGCACTTGAATAATTAGGCTGGGAATTTGGGTTTTgctttgtgtaattagtttaattggGTAGATTAGATGGGACTAATCAAAGTCCATCCCTTCCTTCTGAGTAGTAATTGTATATATTATTggaagttagttagttagttacttcattatgtacaaaaacatatttagttACTTGTTGTGTGAGCTTTAGGatcaaacttttttctttctttttctattaattgttcttcattcttcttcctcttttcacttatgttcttcatttttcttgcaAAAATTTTGTGGATCTTCtattgatgatgatcatggaaTGCTAAACACTCAATCAATTCAAGGATCCACTCCAAGCAAGACTGAATTTGAGTTCGggtttaatatttctaatttgtgtcaatgtttatctttttctttaatcctattttttattttcatgattatgaatatgCTTAGGATTGAAAACGAATTAAGTTATGGATTTCTTTCCTGATTTAAAACTTAATCATAGATTATTTGGATGATATTCCAACCTAATTTGGGATCTCAATGAATTTAGGGATTAATTCGATTGAATTAACTCTAATGACATTGATTGAACTTTCACAACTTGATCATTCTCCGCAGAACTGTGATAATTCAATTTgcattggtttggtgaattggattgatgatTTTGAATATGTTTTGCAACCTGTTTGTGCAATTCTATTTGTGTTCTACAACTAAAActctatttcattttaaatttcgcATTTCTTTCCACTACCTACAAACTATTCATTGAAATTCCTCTTGCTGTTTATAAGTGAAATAAAGTAGGAACCAAAATGAATTGTATCTCTAAGTCGACCTAGGTTAATCTTGTACTGCAGAATttcctaattttatttgttttgaatcgATTAGATAGTTGTTATCACTTTTCCAATTTCAACAACCGCAATAGCcgtgttttctttttcaacgTCTACGAtagtcattttttcatttttgacgATTGCAATAGTcgtttgcttttttattttcgaCTATCTAAGCCGATAAGCGAGCCATGAAGCTCGCATATGCTTTTGTTGAAGTCATGGTTCTTCAACTTTGGTCGTTTTCTCAACGGCCTTGTTAATCGGCAAAAAACCTCTATTCACATCCCAGCAAAAGAACTTGTCCTTTTCGTCACCTGATTTGTTATTCACATAAAATGAATCTTCGATTTCGAACAGAGAGGTCCTCGCCATTGCTTCATCGCCTTCACTCGCAAAGGTAGTGTAAATTCCATATGATGATTGATCCACTTCAACCATCTCGAGTTTGCCATCCTCATTCCAAAAGAACAACTTTTGATGGACTGTCGATGAAACAACTCCAACTTCATGGACCCATTCCCTTCCCAACAACATATTGAAATTGGCTTGTCAAGAAATTACCAAAAACACCGTAGGCCTTTTTTTCCTACCTACCAAAACATCCAAGCAAATCACCCCCTTGGAATCTGAATCTTTCCCGCAAAAATCTGACACCACTATATTATAAGGAATCAAATCCTCTACAGTCCTCCTAAACCTGTGTAAGActcaattttttgtaaaataaattaaaaaggattttatttaaaaataaatagagttttagaaaaaataatgaggtttttgtaaataaataagaagaaataattttattaattaaaataatgattttaaggtaaataaaataaatatatgttcttagaaaatagaaatgatgttttattcatttatttgatagggagtaaaataaagtttatttttataaaataataaaataaagtaaataatagattGAGAGTaccctagttataaataaagACATATTAGGTCATTTTTACATTTACGATATGTTTCTAcactctctcttcctctcaaattcgtttttccttctttctcttccaaaactctttcttttccCCGCATACACCCAAACTTGTCTCAGTCAAACTATAATTTCAAACTCTTTAACCATTGGATCGTTGTAAAATTTGAACACTAGGTTGGAAACTTTTTTCCTCACATACCTACTGTTGGGATTTATGAAATAATGTATGTGGATAGAGAAATTCCCCTTGCTTGCAAGCAATGAAATTGAGGCTCTAATCCCTTCTCATTCTCTTTAACGCTTGAAAACCTTAGTAGAGCAATTAGAGAAAAAGTTTGAGAAATCTTAAGGAACTGCTAGAGATGTTGTTATCACTACTGGACTACatacgtgagcccgcttagaggtaagggatgaattTATCGCAATTGAGGTTAGAacgaacatgtgtagggatctttagaggatcaaattggggtttattttagGATGTTTACCGTATTATAATTCTtcttttatgattataattacgagattgttgtgtttgatgggCCAATTAATGCCCTGATGCAAATTGGTTAGTAAAATTAAGTGATCTTGGtgcttttttttgtgtttttgaacctacgattttgattttctttgattttgatatgactatgtgaaattgtttgaggggttttactccctaTGTTGTAAGaagcatttttgtataattcatttgtgttttacataagatttactagattagcatgataaattgttatattgggatcatgaaattgtgattgagattgtgtgtatgtgataaattgtaagatacatgtgtattgagatgttgtgtgcattgattTGTGAGCAATGAACCGTATAATCAtacaactgtaagaccctttaagaaCAACAAGTTAATGCGCGACGAATATTATGATGAGATTTATTGTGGGAACTCGAcaagtttaatcactttgaggcgtgGTGagctaaaattattttgagaacaattgaggagtcatgtattttgtatagttcatagataaagtttgtgtgctaaatgttttttgggtggattggacctgaatcaggagggagagaccctgacggactcttcagagtctaggccttgggagtAAATACACCCGTTTTGAGTGTTTATTTAAGCTTGTGTCGATCCCACATAGTTGGAGCATTCTTACAAAAtagcgtgaccctgactggtctccccatgattttatttagtgagagtgacctgacttaccaaTGTGTGGTATGTTTTGTCATGTACTCTTGAGCGCTTGACGaagtttttcactgacatagtATCATATTGCATAtatgattgagtcttagtatatttgttACATAACATTTGTGTATTAatcgatattgattggttgagtgatattgtgttttgatccttgagtacgtgaatgatgtgaaaatgtgtgAGACATGTAGTGTTGAGATGAGATGTTACGCGATAAGTGGTGGAATGACGTGTTATGTTTATgtaagttgtatttcatttgtatgatatgtatatcttgttggacaagtggcctcaataacttaagtgGGGGGtgaataaaattctaaaaatttatgactaacaagttttaatcccctctttaaatgatatatggTAGAGTtataatgcagaagaagaagcaacaatcaatttaatcaatgttctttaaacgtgcaagacaaaattaattgcaataaaataaatgagataagggaaaagagaattacaaacttgatttatactagttcggccaatTCCCgtacctacgtccagtcctcaaacaactcacttgagattttcactatctttgtaaaactcttttacaacttctgagCCACCTAGGGATTCCTCACCCTTGTGTTTAGGATTCTCACAATTCAAGACACAAACAGTCTCTTGATCACAACAAATCTTTTTTAGAAAGTacaaatgtttttctctcttttagaaaaGATCATACAAGTTGAAGATCTTAGAATAATACTCAaatgatttgcaagtgtttgaccaatgaTTTGTTTCTGAGAGAATAATACAATaaagttctgaaaaactctgaagaTTTTCGTAgaaaagtcacatatttataggccctTGGTGGcctttcaaatttttttgaagagatgtgacttttcagaatatatttcaaaaattatcttactggtaatcgattacagtctcttggtaatcgattacacagttacatattgaagggtcatgacttttcaatttgaatttctaaagtTTTGTTGACTGGTGATCGATTACAAGAAagtggtaattgattataatttttaaatttcaaatttcaaacttcttttaAAAAGCCTTTATAGTAATatgtctctggtaatcgattaccagtggaaaaacCCTTATTTTagcaatgataaaatattttaaaaacttattgtaatcattttgaaaatcatGTTTTGAGGCCAAACCTTTTCAACCAataagagattcttttaacaataataaactaagtcttatcttattttcttgatcttgaattttgaCTTGAAGTACTCTTGTATTGCTTACatcttgacatcatcaaaaccttcatacattcacatatcTATGTTATTtcgtttctctctattagttaggaatgtgataactcatttcctgtgtgttgtttgtgtttggatcctgtgatgatcttgaactttgtattcgtgggagcagataGTTAGGTGGATGGCTATGAAGAGCCTCATGCTAGAAGACACtggaacacaatgctctaataGGATGGGACATTATGACACGGGTTTttgtattaattgcatgaagttttGGACATatagtttttatcattttatttcacaTACTAAGTCTTTAATTCATTCTTTGGAGTTTTGGATGGCCTTGTTTGGAGCTGGAGATGTGTTTCATACCCTtaattgataagtttttaatttagtGATTAACGcaaatgtgaaccttttatccacGTGGATTTACTTacgattttattcaataaaattgatttaattagattctgcattttatgtgtttttttttttttttacattttcatgttggggtagagggtgtcacacctgCACAACATTGACCTTGACATGATATTGAATGCAGCCCCTCCATTGACCACAATCTTATTAATAATTTGatcctccaccattgttgtCAAATGGAGTGGTTTCATATGGCATTGCATATCATCAATGGGTGGATAAAAAATTACAGCATTTCGATGTGGTGTGAAACAAGAAACTGATGTAACCCAAACAACCTTGGGACTTAGAGAAAGATCATTAAAGTAACCCTCTCTAGCCTAATCACTCAAAATATTCCTATTCTGATATTCTTTTGCATATTCTGCGGGTAATATTGAAATGACTCCACATATGACTTCCAATGAATCCTCAAACCCAAACACAAAAAGAGTTAAATATCATTTCTTTCTCCTCATAGTCCTTGAttgacattttattttcaaacccAAAGGGTGGACCTTTGCTAGTTTTGTCAAAGACTGAAGGTCTGACACCACTTTTATGTTGCATTGCCAATATCGCATTTCTCCTCATCCTCAGATGCCTCTCCATTAGGTTTTCGACATATTTCGATTCACCTAAGGAGGATTTTGATAGTCGTAATATCCCTTCCTCAAACCATCGGTGGCTCCTCCCCTTCGAAGCGCTGAACTATTAACTTCAAACTCTTTAAAATGTGAACTATATCCTTTGTTCCCTTGTTGGAACATTTGCTTGAGGGACGTAGGATTTATTCTAAGACAAATTGTAGGGCCTTTGAACCTAGCTCATAGTCATGCTTATACTctgcttttacctttttttaaccTCTGTTTCTGGCACTTTTTGGAAACTTTTTCGAATTTCTGATGCCTCAAATGCTTTAGCTATCGACCTGTCAAACACGACACTACAACGAGGACATAGCATAACCTCTTTctcaaatttttgtttcttcGATAGAAAATCGACCAATGATTCTCTTACAAGTGAAAAAACTGACTCGTCCTATTTTTCAAACTCTTCTAGGGCTTGATTTACCTCCTTTTCAGACAAAAGAGCGCTTACTTTTGATGTTCCTATCGAGGCCCTCATCATCATGATTTGCACGGGCTTGACATAGTTAGCCTGAATATGAAATGGGTCAGTGTCCACTTTCATTGGTTTTTCCTCAAACTTCAGTCATCCTTCATCAATTGTCTTTTGGACCATGTCTTTGAAACGTAAACAACTATTAGTCCAATGTCCAAACATGATATAAAATTTGCaatatctttttccttttctttgttcGAAAGTAGGCATTTTATGATTATCACTAAGGACAATTTGTTTGTCATTCAACaacacataaaatattttatctgcCTTAGTAATATTGAAACTATACTTCGAGTTAGgaaatttatgtttttcatcTAATTTTAACATTTGACAAGTATAGGGAGGTCTAGGCTATAATTCAGCCATGCATATTTCATCTTCCTCTTGATTAACATCTAAATGTTGATAATTTATAGAATTATCATTATCTTTATATGCTTTCAAATATGCAAATTTCTCCCTTCCACCTTTATCAAATCTTTTATgcctttctttttcatattttatttgctCAATTCTTCTTACTCTTTCTGCTAATTGTGTCATATTTCTAACCTGTTAATCTAGACTTGTAGCAGTCATCCTGATCAATTCATATTCAAAAATTTGAGTATAGCACCGAGCCTCAATTGTTTCACTATTGAAACATTTATTAGTTTCCAAATTCATGACACTAACTTTAGCCTCTCCTCTAAAGAAATGTTCATGGAACATTCTTTCTAGTTGTGCCCAGGTATATATCAAATTTGGTGGTAATATGGTGAACCAAGTAAAAACATTTTTCGTTAAAGAACtaagaaaatatttcattttcaaaaattcatCAATGGTTAGATCACCACATTCTATTTGAAAACGGGCTACATGTTCTACAATAGATTCTTTTAATTCTCttacaaattttgaaaacttaGGCACCTTGTAACCTCTTGGTAATTcagattataaaatataatcaggGAAGGTAGAAACAAAGTGAAGTGGTTATGCATTTCCTATTTTGAAACCATGCCTATTCAAAACTTGTTCAATCACTTGATTAATTTGAGGGTTTTGAACTGCTTCGAGGCCTAAGCCTCTGTTTGGACCATTTTGTCCTTGAAGCATCTAATTTTGTTGCATATTAGCTAAAACTTCATCTATATTAAGATTTCTATTAACCAAAACAAGATTTGGTTGTTCTCTGTCATTCATATATCCGTATAGAGACATTAACTTCATTTCAGGATTATTATTACTAATAGGTCCATCTTGCTTGATATTTCCTGAATTATATGTCTATTCCCAGGTTGGTTTCTAGGAATGGTCAAAACATCTCCTATTTGAGTTAAAATATCATTCATCTGTTGATAACTCTCATTGGTAGTTCTTAACATATGATTTAAGATTGAGGCCATATGATTTGTTAAAGTATTAACCATTTCATGATTACTATGGTCTATTTGTTGACTAAAGACTACTAATGTTTTGTTAGAAACACATGTAGATATCATGCTGCTATCTCCTGTTATCTAATCCTCGATAGGAACTCTTATATTTCTTAACTAGTCAGCGTCAAAAGAATGACTATTTCCCCCAAGTTCTAAAAGCATATTAGTTCTTTTACTGACCACAATAGGTGGTATTGAATTTTGACTTTGAGCATAGGCAGACTAAATTGTGGTATGTTCATTTCATTAGGTGCTGGTGGCATACCCTATGGTCTCGTAGTAGAAAATGGTGGGGTGTTTGTGGTTGATACTACATTATTTTGTGACAACAAAGTTTCGATGACGTTTGTCTAAATTTGTGAGTGCATCACGTCTTCGCCACTTATACTTATAAGGTCATTGTTTGTATGACTAATACCTACAACCTTTTCATTTTACCACTTCTTAACAACATATAGTTATAATTAAGACTTgttcttaaaatcaatttttttggcAAACTAGTCCCACCGGGTGTACCACGTTGTTAATCgtgaaaattgtatttattcctcgaaatgaaaatattttcgaaacaataaaagaattttCACTAAATGtttctactaataaaaaaatatttaaagatgagACATAAAATCTAATTTCGATTATgagttcttttttattaaacaagTAAGTtcgtaattttcaatttatcaaAGAATTGTTTAGTACTTAATGCAAATCAcaattataatttcaataaatatatccATTCAAATTACAATAATATCATAGTTTATAAGATAATAAGGAaactttgataaaaatattttcgatttaatgattagtttttaaataattttgataataataagaagtaaggattggaaaagtaaagttttgagaaaaaaataaagattgaaaAGAATAAATGATTTAGAAATGTGCAATAATATGAATTCATAAAGGATGAGAATTTAATACATACGTACCGACCGAACTTATAGCCAATTTTTTATGATAGACTTGCTGGTGTTTGAGGAATTAACTTATAGTGTTTCAATTTCCCAAAATTGGCTTTTATTTATAGACTTCTAATATTATCAGTcaaatgatataattttgaCAAGTGTACAATGATATTCCTAAATATATTAATCTGATACTAGTTGCTATCTTTGTATAACTTCTCTATCCGCATTCATGTCAACTAGTACTCTGATTGTTGTCAAAAAAATACCTTGTTTCCCAGTGCTTTCCATTCTTATGTGTTTGaatgaaattatcaaaataactcCCTTCAATTACACAATCAActttctcaaatttttaatcatattttaattactttttaaggAATTCTTGATTTCGAGACAAGTAAATCGAAATAAGATTTTCattacttaattaaattttacagtGAAAGTTTTCTTCCCACTAAAACTCTGGTTACCAACTGATTGAATGCGCAGAGAAACTCTGGTTGTAGATGATGCCCTTTAAAAGTCGGATAGATGGGAATTGTTGCACAAAGACGCTGGGTGGAGTGTTGAGTCGTTTTCCTTGGAAAGTTACAAAAAAGGGTTTTGTTGATGGTGAAATTTCATTTCCACGTGGGCAAACGGTTAaaaactcttaaaacaaaatgaaacctACCCAGTCACAGTCAGTCGGTGCAATGTGCACACCTCAGACAGTAAGTAACGCGAGAATGCGTTCCGCGTTCGTAACGGATTTTACCTCGAATCTCGAGCCTTTTCAACTCACTCACACACTTCCATTCCTGTTCATTCAATCCACATCCATAACGATAACATGACCTCTCACGCGCCGCCGCCAGAGGACGACGACGCACCGCCTTGCCGCCGGTGATTCCTCCGCCGACATGCTTCGGAAGGCCAAAACCATCCCCCTCCGGCGCGCCGTCGCCGCCTCCTTCTTCTTCGCCACCGTTTCTCTCTCTTGCTTGGTCCTCCTCGGAGACGTCGATTCCCACCGATTCCTCTCCAGCTTCCATTCCTCTTATTCTCTGTCTGGCTTTACTCGCATTTTTCCGTCGGTGTATAACGATCCCGTTGCGGTCAGTTTCCTTTatatcttctcttctctctctcgcGTTTCGcaacattttcattttacttcCTGCTACCGTTACAGCGAATTGAGTTACTTCATCGTTTTCGTATGCTCAAGTACTGCATTATCTTATTGTCTCTTTAGTACATAATTAGTACATAGTTAGTGCGTTGTCTTATCTATTTGCATTGCCTTGTGTATAGTGTGTGTTGCACGTTTCGGATGTAATTTTCCGCATCTTACATGCGAGTTTAAGAAGCTAACAGTTATAGAAGgtgatttctttctttccaaCGAGTTTCTAAACACGCTACGCTTCTAGTTGCTCTAGCTTGAATTTGTTTGTTGGCTTTTGCTGTGTTATTTTACTGATTGAAATGCAATGGGAGCTCTAATTTCTTTTGAGAATTTGAATAtctggacttttttttttgttttgttttagagAGTGTATTTTATGCATAATATCGAGAGACGCCAGAAATCTGAGTAATTAATAATGTAGGACCAATTACAATGATTGCCGACCGAAATTATGTGTTATAAGTTTCTTTAATCGATatctttgcaagtttaattaattagatcTTTTTGAAACCATTACTCGGCAAAGAGTcaggataaataattattattttgctttttatttgtttttgaaatttctgcATGTTGAATAGCTGTAGCCTGTTGGTCGAATAGTGTATAGAGGAAGACGAGCTACTTAATTATGGGCAAAATTTGGACTATCACCTGATATGTATGATCAGGCAGATGGATAATCTGATTCGTTCAAGTTTACTTAGCACTATTTTAAGTATTCACAATCACAAGTGTTGCTTACACTTCTGCATGTATAAGGTATTGGTATCTAAAAAATGGGCAAACAGGTGTATTAACtactaatttaattgattagaaACGATAGCTGGTGATTTCCCAATATAAATTCTTGTAGCCTCTGTTGATTTGGATTGTTGGTCATTACAAAATATAGATAGATTGTCCTGTGCTAACAGTGACGGTGTTTTCATACTGAAGTCATTCTCTGGTCTTAGGAATAAAGTTAATCTAAACATGAATATTTCAAAACACTAAATCCATTAGTTTTATTCAGTTTCATAAGCATAACCATAACCTTATTACCATGTTACCATGAGATTATCTTGATGCTAATCTGCAGCCCCACTCAGAagcattatttattttcactgCTGTAGTGTTGTTGTTTATGTGTGCAATTTGTCTGAAAAGGTGATCATATTCATCATTCTTTTTGAATTGACTCTCCTGCAGACTAGCAATGAATATCCACTTGAAAAGATCCTGAATGAGGCTGCCATGAAAGACAGAACTGTAATTTTGACCACGTTAAATGAAGCATGGGCAGCTCCAAATTCAGTCATCGATCTTTTCCTTGAGAGCTTTAGAATAGGAGATCGTACCAGTACTTTTTTAGATCATTTGGTAATTATTGCATTGGACCAAAAGGCATTTGCACGCTGTCAGGTTATACATACCTATTGCTTTTCTCTTGTTAGTGAAGAAGCCGACTTTCATGAAGAAGCGTATTTTATGACTCCTCGCTACTTGATGATGATGTGGAAAAGGATTGATTTCCTACGTACTGTTCTTGAGATG
It includes:
- the LOC100798868 gene encoding uncharacterized protein At4g15970 isoform X3 — protein: MLRKAKTIPLRRAVAASFFFATVSLSCLVLLGDVDSHRFLSSFHSSYSLSGFTRIFPSVYNDPVATSNEYPLEKILNEAAMKDRTVILTTLNEAWAAPNSVIDLFLESFRIGDRTSTFLDHLVIIALDQKAFARCQVIHTYCFSLVSEEADFHEEAYFMTPRYLMMMWKRIDFLRTVLEMGYNFVFTDADIMWFRDPFPLFHLDADFQIACDHFTGRFDDVQNRPNGGFNYVKSNNRSIEFYKFWYSSRETYPGYHDQDVLNFIKGFKPSLYDACKLLLGYG